Proteins encoded in a region of the Streptomyces sp. NBC_00258 genome:
- a CDS encoding MFS transporter — MKTNSGPALTFTVAAALIAGVTLGSSGTNVMPVFVDDFADRFDLSSTSAGLVAASQLMAVALATLLLANRAARPGRVRMARNGLALATAGFIGAAVAFDILTLIVASLLLGAGLGAVYAASTAALAGAGDDADKTSSITITGAVCASALLLLAVPAVNESTGGGTGFFLLAVCCLPGWFLVGRLPDGPGPASGPSTTAPNAASRPAHPSATLLVGAALLSAVTQGAWSYASVLGRDHTGMSASALSAVLAISSVVALAGAVAGPLAAKRFGRLRSMAGFVIVEAFSMGLLIVTHSPALFIATAVVWQACQLAVLVQMLAAASVIDSAGRWVAALSGAGALGEGIGPLSVGAIMDSLGVDVLSILLAVGTLLASLPLLRMTASSAVASDAGVAPHPQATPIARTTTEKPVSPAE; from the coding sequence GTGAAAACAAACAGCGGCCCCGCGCTGACCTTCACCGTCGCCGCAGCCCTGATCGCCGGAGTCACTCTCGGCAGCAGCGGCACCAACGTGATGCCCGTCTTCGTCGACGACTTCGCCGACCGCTTCGACCTGTCCAGCACCAGCGCCGGACTCGTCGCCGCCAGCCAGCTGATGGCGGTCGCGCTCGCCACCCTCCTGCTCGCCAACCGCGCCGCCCGCCCCGGACGCGTTCGCATGGCCCGCAACGGGCTGGCCCTGGCCACCGCAGGATTCATCGGCGCCGCCGTCGCCTTCGACATCCTCACGCTGATCGTGGCCAGCCTGCTACTCGGCGCCGGACTCGGAGCCGTCTACGCCGCCTCCACCGCCGCCCTGGCCGGCGCCGGCGACGACGCCGACAAGACCTCCTCGATCACCATCACCGGCGCGGTGTGCGCGAGCGCCCTGCTGCTCCTCGCCGTCCCGGCCGTCAACGAGTCCACCGGCGGAGGCACCGGCTTCTTCCTGCTGGCCGTGTGCTGCCTGCCCGGCTGGTTCCTGGTGGGCCGCCTCCCCGACGGTCCCGGCCCGGCGAGCGGTCCTTCCACGACCGCCCCCAACGCAGCCTCCCGGCCGGCCCATCCCTCCGCCACACTGCTGGTCGGCGCTGCCCTTCTGTCAGCCGTCACGCAGGGCGCCTGGTCCTACGCCTCCGTCCTTGGGCGCGACCACACCGGTATGTCTGCCTCCGCGCTCTCCGCCGTCCTGGCTATCTCCAGCGTCGTCGCACTGGCCGGAGCCGTAGCCGGACCGCTCGCCGCGAAGCGTTTCGGCCGCCTGCGCTCGATGGCCGGGTTCGTCATCGTCGAAGCGTTCAGCATGGGGCTCCTCATCGTCACCCACAGCCCTGCCCTGTTCATCGCCACCGCCGTTGTCTGGCAGGCATGCCAGCTGGCCGTCCTGGTGCAGATGCTCGCGGCCGCCTCGGTCATCGACTCCGCCGGCCGGTGGGTGGCCGCCCTCAGCGGCGCCGGAGCACTCGGCGAAGGCATCGGCCCCCTGTCCGTCGGCGCGATCATGGACAGCTTGGGCGTTGACGTCCTGAGCATCCTGCTCGCTGTCGGAACCCTCCTCGCCTCACTTCCGCTCCTCAGGATGACCGCTTCCAGCGCCGTGGCATCAGACGCCGGTGTCGCACCCCACCCGCAGGCCACGCCCATCGCGAGGACGACTACCGAGAAGCCGGTCTCACCAGCGGAATGA
- a CDS encoding ribosome-inactivating family protein, whose product MSLKQTIPAGSPGHKRRSRWLTGKFLVLFLAVATLLAGTALVAPQFQEKASAIDDGRDITWDVSGGQKAYDAMINAVRQRATGGRVLREGILQTDPSLDPNNPANVFAINLQASALPGSSDANSVRLIMRARDLFVIGYQVTGGRGPTNPHFLRGDAPGGMTGDPLNFTGSYTDLERVGRQERAGLKLTLEGMSTAYRTLRDDANENAVARSLMLFVMTIAEAARFDPLRQNFRGAFDANGGQATVGVADAALMNAWSTASQEVVDSLNTGSAIDFRIDDPQTTGIDFFATSLTSMAAILAIALLQSPS is encoded by the coding sequence ATGTCCCTAAAACAGACGATCCCGGCCGGCAGTCCCGGCCACAAACGGCGCTCCCGGTGGCTCACCGGAAAGTTCCTGGTTCTGTTCCTCGCCGTCGCCACGCTCCTGGCAGGCACCGCGCTGGTGGCGCCCCAGTTCCAGGAGAAGGCCAGCGCCATCGACGACGGGCGGGACATCACCTGGGACGTATCGGGTGGGCAGAAGGCGTACGACGCCATGATCAACGCGGTACGCCAGCGGGCGACCGGCGGAAGGGTGCTGCGAGAAGGGATACTGCAGACCGATCCCTCCCTGGACCCCAACAATCCTGCCAACGTCTTCGCCATCAACCTGCAGGCCAGTGCCCTACCCGGCAGCTCGGACGCGAACAGCGTCCGCCTGATCATGCGAGCGCGGGACCTGTTCGTCATCGGCTATCAGGTCACGGGCGGACGAGGCCCGACAAACCCCCACTTTCTGCGAGGCGACGCTCCCGGCGGGATGACGGGTGACCCGCTCAATTTCACGGGCAGCTACACGGACCTGGAACGGGTCGGCCGCCAGGAGCGGGCCGGCCTGAAGCTCACCCTGGAGGGAATGAGCACTGCGTACAGGACCCTGCGAGACGACGCCAACGAGAACGCGGTAGCCCGGTCGCTGATGTTGTTCGTCATGACCATCGCGGAGGCTGCGAGGTTCGATCCGCTGCGGCAGAATTTCAGGGGGGCCTTCGACGCCAACGGCGGCCAGGCCACCGTCGGCGTTGCCGATGCGGCGCTGATGAACGCCTGGAGCACGGCCTCGCAAGAGGTAGTCGACAGCCTCAACACCGGTTCGGCCATCGACTTCCGGATCGACGACCCGCAAACAACGGGCATCGACTTCTTCGCGACCTCCCTCACCTCGATGGCCGCGATCCTTGCGATCGCTCTCTTGCAGAGCCCGTCCTGA
- a CDS encoding S8 family serine peptidase produces MSHPLKHRLRKRRRLHGRGTAVAYGTAAMLAIGLAGTATAPPSTAAPGPASGLPSGVATRAVAHITLITGDTVLVGRDGRVVGVERGKGRTGIGYSTQLAGGHTFVIPADAIKLLNSGRLDRRLFDITQLLADGYDNEHRERLPLIVSYKGDKNQRAGAERALRAAEADVRRELPAVHGQSLTAVRQDSADVWRALTGTDTDTDTGSAEAVTTAPGVDRVWLDGRVRAAPQAAADAPGEDTGTVQIGAPNAWKAGWDGKGVKVAVLDTGIDATHPDLKDRVVAAKDFSGSSDTDDRFGHGTHVASTVVGSGAASSGKYQGVAPGARLLNGKVLDDSGYGTYSGIIDGMQWAVGQGAKVVNMSLGGADSHGTDPMEAAVNELSASKGVLFAVSAGNSGPSDQTLGSPGSAAAALTVAAVNRQDALAPFSSRGPTADGGLKPDISAPGVDTVAAKAKHGKIGTDADTDGYIKLSGTSMASPHVAGAAAILAQQHPDWTGERIKAALMASAKADAKLTAYEQGSGRVDLTHAITQRVVAGPPSLDFGTQSWPHHDDTPVTKTLTYRNTGAEGVTLNLAATGTAGMFTVSPATLTIPAGGTATATATADTRVDAKDGVHSGAVTATSADGGIVVRTPGLVVREVESYNLTVQSIGLDGKAPANAMVNVAAKTSAKIWAPYDNDTDGDYRATLRLPKGRYLVDDWIWDGGEKYAMLVAPHVSLTKDTTLVFDQRKAKKVTIKAPVPGAAGPYPLVRYASNGSERAYDYSQAVDATGITLAQVGPNAPADSFMAQVSGVWSAARAGSPQYHIVVGRKGSFFTGLTRTVRRSSMARVDMTIGSAIKDAGAAPTGQWETPGFPQLTDSDHGTIGSRTPLPATRAVTYVSADQGLRWNLGVDLYRPDVTLPYSSIRGLNARDYRPGRTYHETYNKAVFGPHISGGSTWIGGYRSGNNYALCNSLLSDGHYVVDYGAQQKTVLTGGGKTYLSTTDDPCGNGVMRGLPKEPTRFTLTAESQRRLDIYQVSDQVSATWAFTSQYVDTNGPAQPLPLSTVRFAPKLSLTATAKAGQKTVVPVTVHGPAAAKGHLKSLAVQVSYDAGRTWLPVAVHTDASGKRSVTLAHPERPGTVSFKAALADTEGNTYTGTISNAYRTVR; encoded by the coding sequence TTGAGCCATCCCTTGAAGCACCGTCTACGCAAGAGACGCCGCCTGCACGGACGCGGCACGGCAGTCGCGTACGGAACGGCCGCGATGCTGGCGATCGGCCTCGCCGGCACCGCCACCGCCCCCCCGTCAACTGCCGCACCGGGCCCGGCGTCCGGACTACCCAGCGGCGTCGCGACGCGGGCCGTCGCACACATCACCCTGATCACCGGCGACACCGTCCTCGTGGGCCGCGACGGCCGGGTCGTCGGTGTGGAGCGGGGCAAGGGCCGCACCGGCATCGGCTACTCGACGCAGTTGGCGGGCGGGCACACCTTCGTCATCCCGGCGGACGCGATCAAGTTGCTGAACAGCGGCAGGCTGGACCGCCGGCTGTTCGACATCACACAGCTCCTCGCCGACGGCTATGACAACGAGCATCGCGAGCGGCTGCCGCTGATCGTCTCCTACAAGGGCGACAAGAACCAACGAGCCGGTGCCGAGCGGGCCTTGAGGGCGGCGGAGGCCGATGTGCGGCGCGAACTGCCCGCCGTGCACGGCCAGTCGCTGACCGCCGTCCGGCAGGACTCGGCGGATGTCTGGCGTGCTCTGACCGGCACCGACACCGACACCGACACCGGGTCCGCGGAAGCGGTGACCACGGCGCCCGGCGTGGACCGTGTCTGGCTCGACGGCAGGGTCAGGGCCGCCCCGCAGGCCGCCGCCGACGCGCCCGGCGAGGACACCGGTACGGTCCAGATAGGGGCGCCCAATGCCTGGAAGGCCGGCTGGGACGGCAAGGGCGTCAAGGTGGCCGTCCTGGACACCGGCATCGACGCCACCCACCCGGATCTGAAGGACAGGGTCGTCGCCGCAAAGGACTTCAGCGGCTCCAGCGACACGGACGACCGCTTCGGACACGGCACTCATGTGGCGTCCACCGTCGTCGGTTCCGGAGCCGCGTCCTCGGGGAAGTACCAGGGCGTCGCGCCTGGCGCACGGCTGCTCAACGGCAAGGTGCTGGATGACTCCGGCTACGGTACATACTCCGGCATCATCGACGGCATGCAGTGGGCGGTCGGCCAGGGTGCCAAGGTCGTCAACATGAGCCTGGGCGGTGCCGACAGCCACGGCACCGACCCGATGGAGGCGGCCGTCAACGAACTGTCGGCGTCCAAGGGCGTGCTGTTCGCCGTCTCGGCGGGCAACTCGGGCCCCTCCGACCAGACCCTCGGCTCACCGGGCAGCGCCGCCGCCGCGCTCACCGTGGCCGCCGTGAACCGGCAAGACGCCCTGGCCCCGTTCTCCAGCCGGGGACCGACGGCCGACGGCGGGCTGAAGCCCGACATCTCCGCGCCCGGCGTGGACACCGTCGCCGCCAAAGCCAAACACGGCAAGATCGGCACGGACGCAGACACCGACGGCTACATCAAGCTGTCCGGCACCTCGATGGCCAGCCCGCACGTCGCCGGGGCCGCGGCCATCCTCGCCCAGCAGCACCCGGACTGGACCGGCGAACGGATCAAGGCCGCGCTGATGGCCTCCGCCAAGGCCGACGCCAAACTGACGGCGTACGAACAGGGCTCCGGCCGGGTCGACCTCACCCACGCCATCACCCAGCGCGTCGTGGCCGGGCCCCCGTCCCTCGACTTCGGCACCCAGTCCTGGCCGCACCACGACGACACTCCGGTCACCAAGACCCTCACCTACCGCAACACCGGCGCCGAAGGCGTCACCCTGAACCTCGCGGCGACCGGCACGGCGGGCATGTTCACCGTCTCCCCGGCCACGCTCACCATCCCGGCGGGCGGCACCGCCACCGCGACCGCCACCGCCGACACCCGCGTGGACGCGAAGGACGGCGTGCACTCCGGCGCGGTGACCGCCACATCCGCCGACGGCGGGATCGTCGTCCGCACCCCCGGACTCGTCGTCCGCGAGGTCGAGTCGTACAACCTCACCGTCCAGAGCATCGGCTTGGACGGCAAGGCCCCGGCCAACGCCATGGTCAACGTCGCCGCAAAGACCTCCGCCAAGATCTGGGCTCCCTACGACAATGACACCGACGGCGACTACCGGGCGACGCTCCGGCTACCCAAGGGCCGCTACCTGGTGGACGACTGGATCTGGGACGGTGGCGAGAAGTACGCGATGCTGGTCGCCCCCCACGTGTCACTCACCAAAGACACCACGCTCGTCTTCGACCAGCGCAAGGCCAAGAAGGTCACGATCAAGGCTCCCGTTCCCGGGGCCGCCGGCCCCTATCCGCTCGTGCGGTACGCCTCCAACGGAAGCGAGAGAGCGTACGACTACTCCCAGGCCGTCGACGCCACCGGCATCACCCTCGCCCAGGTCGGCCCGAACGCCCCGGCGGACAGCTTCATGGCCCAGGTCAGCGGCGTCTGGAGCGCGGCGAGAGCCGGCTCACCGCAGTACCACATCGTGGTCGGCCGGAAGGGGTCCTTCTTCACCGGCCTCACCCGAACGGTCCGCCGGTCCTCGATGGCCAGGGTCGACATGACGATCGGCTCCGCCATCAAGGACGCCGGCGCCGCGCCCACCGGCCAGTGGGAGACTCCCGGCTTCCCGCAGCTGACCGACTCCGACCACGGCACCATCGGTTCGCGGACTCCGCTGCCGGCCACTCGCGCCGTGACCTATGTGTCGGCCGACCAAGGCCTGCGCTGGAATCTCGGCGTGGACCTCTACCGCCCCGACGTGACCTTGCCGTACTCCTCCATCAGGGGGTTGAACGCCAGGGACTACAGGCCCGGCCGTACCTATCACGAGACGTACAACAAGGCCGTCTTCGGCCCGCACATCTCGGGCGGCTCCACCTGGATCGGCGGCTACCGTTCGGGCAACAACTACGCCCTGTGCAACTCACTGCTCTCCGACGGCCACTACGTGGTCGACTACGGCGCCCAGCAGAAGACCGTGCTCACCGGCGGCGGCAAAACCTATCTCAGCACCACCGACGATCCGTGCGGCAATGGAGTGATGCGTGGTCTGCCCAAGGAGCCGACCAGGTTCACGCTGACCGCCGAATCGCAGCGCAGACTGGACATCTACCAGGTCAGCGACCAGGTCTCCGCGACCTGGGCCTTCACCTCGCAGTACGTGGACACGAACGGCCCGGCGCAGCCCCTACCGCTCTCCACCGTCCGCTTCGCACCGAAGCTAAGCCTGACCGCCACCGCCAAGGCCGGGCAGAAGACGGTGGTGCCGGTCACGGTGCACGGACCGGCGGCCGCCAAGGGACACCTCAAGTCCCTTGCCGTGCAGGTCTCCTACGACGCAGGTCGCACCTGGCTCCCCGTCGCTGTCCACACCGATGCGTCCGGCAAGCGGTCGGTCACTCTCGCCCATCCGGAGAGGCCTGGCACCGTGTCCTTCAAGGCCGCCCTGGCCGACACCGAGGGCAACACCTACACCGGGACGATCAGCAACGCTTATCGCACCGTCAGGTGA